From one Lycium barbarum isolate Lr01 chromosome 6, ASM1917538v2, whole genome shotgun sequence genomic stretch:
- the LOC132644888 gene encoding L-cysteine desulfhydrase — MEPANEANGSEHYHLPKRPKLSTSSLITDSEIRDEFIHHQPGIARINNGSFGSCPASIIAAQKRWQLRFLQQPDDFFINHLQKGILHSRTIIRDVINAEHVEEVSLVDNATTAAAIVLQHVGWAFAEGRFQKGDAVVMLHCAFQAVKKSIEAYVTRAGGSVIVVQLPFPLRSEEEIVADFRKALAKGKANGKKVRLAIIDHITSMPCVVIPVKDLVKICREEGVDRVFVDAAHAIGSVNVDVREIGADFYVSNLHKWFFCPPSVAFLYCRKSPVSPDLHHPVVSHEYGNGLAIESAWIGTRDYSSQLVIPEVVEFINRFEGGIEGIRMRNHNAVIEMGEMLADAWGTMLGCPPDMSPSMAMVGLPASLRVLSDTDALNLRTRLRDKFGVEVPIHYQEIKEELRDGDACVTGYARISHQVYNTVDDYIKLKDAILQLVRDGVTCKMLRPE; from the coding sequence ATGGAACCGGCTAACGAAGCTAACGGCTCGGAGCACTACCATTTACCGAAGCGACCTAAACTATCCACCTCATCACTCATTACAGATTCGGAAATACGTGATGAATTCATCCACCACCAGCCCGGTATAGCTCGTATAAATAACGGCAGCTTCGGTAGCTGTCCTGCATCAATCATCGCAGCTCAAAAACGTTGGCAACTCCGTTTCCTTCAACAACCCGATGATTTCTTCATCAACCACTTACAGAAGGGTATACTCCACTCGCGCACGATTATCAGGGACGTTATTAATGCTGAACACGTGGAAGAGGTGTCTCTTGTTGATAATGCTACGACTGCTGCTGCTATAGTTCTTCAGCACGTCGGTTGGGCATTCGCTGAGGGACGTTTTCAGAAAGGAGATGCTGTTGTTATGCTTCATTGCGCGTTTCAGGCTGTTAAGAAATCGATTGAGGCTTATGTTACTCGTGCTGGTGGTTCTGTGATTGTGGTTCAGTTGCCGTTTCCTCTTCGTTCGGAAGAAGAGATTGTTGCTGATTTTAGAAAGGCGTTGGCTAAAGGGAAAGCTAATGGGAAGAAGGTTAGATTGGCTATTATTGATCATATTACGTCGATGCCTTGTGTTGTTATACCTGTGAAGGATTTGGTTAAGATTTGTAGGGAAGAAGGGGTTGATCGGGTGTTTGTTGATGCTGCACATGCGATTGGGAGTGTGAACGTTGATGTTAGAGAAATTGGAGCGGATTTTTATGTGAGCAATTTGCATAAGTGGTTTTTCTGTCCTCCATCTGTTGCGTTTTTGTACTGTAGGAAATCGCCTGTATCTCCTGATTTACATCATCCTGTGGTGTCTCATGAATATGGTAATGGACTAGCTATTGAAAGTGCGTGGATCGGGACGAGAGATTACAGTTCTCAGCTAGTTATACCTGAGGTGGTAGAATTTATAAATAGGTTTGAGGGTGGGATCGAGGGAATTAGGATGAGGAATCATAATGCGGTGATTGAAATGGGAGAAATGTTGGCCGATGCTTGGGGAACAATGCTTGGCTGCCCTCCAGACATGTCTCCGAGTATGGCAATGGTTGGTTTGCCTGCTAGCCTTAGGGTTCTCAGCGATACGGATGCTTTAAATTTGAGAACTCGTCTGCGGGACAAATTTGGGGTGGAAGTCCCAATTCACTACCAGGAAATAAAAGAAGAATTACGGGATGGTGATGCTTGCGTGACAGGATATGCACGGATTTCTCATCAGGTTTACAATACGGTTGATGACTATATAAAGTTGAAGGATGCTATTCTTCAGCTTGTGCGAGATGGAGTTACTTGTAAGATGCTTCGCCCAGAATAA